A genomic segment from Streptomyces sp. NBC_01233 encodes:
- the bioB gene encoding biotin synthase BioB, with protein sequence MDLLNTLVDKGLRRELPTREEALAVLATSDDELLDVVAAAGKVRRQWFGRRVKLNYLVNLKSGLCPEDCSYCSQRLGSKAEILKYTWLKPEEASQAAAAGVAGGAKRVCLVASGRGPTDRDVDRVGKTIEAIKEQNEGVEVCACLGLLSDGQAERLRDAGADAYNHNLNTSEATYGAITKTHTYADRVDTVQKAHAAGLSACSGLIAGMGETDEDLVDVVFSLRELDADSVPVNFLIPFEGTPLAKEWNLTPQRCLRILAMARFVCPDVEVRLAGGREVHLRSLQPLALHVVNSIFLGDYLTSEGQAGQADLDMIADAGFEVEGAGTSTLPAHRSDAAAAAATGGCGSNGGTSVCGSGAATGDEAPAAGCGSACGGCSGHGHAEAAPVPAQAEAGEVRPELVAVRRRGAGTDIAPNA encoded by the coding sequence ATGGACCTGCTGAACACCCTGGTGGACAAGGGGCTGCGGCGCGAGCTGCCGACCCGCGAAGAGGCGCTCGCCGTACTGGCGACTTCTGACGACGAACTGCTCGACGTGGTGGCCGCGGCCGGCAAGGTGCGCCGCCAGTGGTTCGGGCGTCGGGTCAAGCTGAACTACCTGGTCAACCTGAAGTCGGGCCTGTGCCCGGAGGACTGCTCGTACTGCTCCCAGCGCCTGGGGTCGAAGGCCGAGATCCTCAAGTACACGTGGCTGAAGCCGGAAGAGGCCTCCCAGGCCGCCGCCGCCGGTGTCGCGGGCGGCGCGAAGCGGGTCTGCCTGGTGGCGAGCGGCCGCGGGCCGACGGACCGGGACGTGGACCGGGTCGGCAAGACCATCGAGGCGATCAAGGAGCAGAACGAGGGCGTCGAGGTCTGCGCGTGCCTCGGCCTGCTCTCGGACGGCCAGGCGGAGCGGCTGCGCGACGCGGGCGCGGACGCCTACAACCACAACCTCAACACGTCCGAGGCGACGTATGGCGCGATCACCAAGACCCACACCTACGCGGACCGGGTCGACACCGTACAAAAGGCGCACGCCGCCGGCCTGTCCGCGTGCTCCGGTCTGATCGCGGGCATGGGCGAGACCGACGAGGACCTGGTCGACGTCGTCTTCTCGCTGCGCGAGCTGGACGCGGACTCGGTCCCGGTCAACTTCCTGATCCCCTTCGAGGGCACCCCGCTGGCCAAGGAGTGGAACCTCACCCCGCAGCGCTGTCTGCGGATCCTGGCGATGGCGCGGTTCGTCTGCCCCGACGTCGAGGTCCGCCTCGCGGGCGGGCGCGAGGTGCACCTGCGCTCGCTGCAGCCGCTGGCCCTGCACGTGGTCAACTCGATCTTCCTCGGCGACTACCTGACCAGTGAGGGCCAGGCCGGCCAGGCCGACCTCGACATGATCGCGGACGCCGGTTTCGAGGTGGAGGGCGCCGGTACGTCGACCCTTCCCGCGCACCGCTCCGACGCGGCGGCCGCGGCCGCCACCGGGGGATGCGGCTCGAACGGCGGCACCTCGGTCTGCGGTTCGGGCGCTGCCACGGGCGACGAGGCCCCGGCGGCGGGCTGCGGCTCGGCGTGCGGCGGCTGCTCCGGGCACGGACACGCGGAGGCGGCGCCCGTACCGGCCCAGGCCGAGGCCGGCGAGGTCCGGCCGGAGCTGGTGGCCGTACGCCGTCGCGGCGCGGGGACGGACATCGCGCCCAATGCCTGA
- a CDS encoding 8-amino-7-oxononanoate synthase, translated as MPQHTPDPEDVFAWIEAAESERERAGLVRTLRPRPAVSPLLDLASNDYLGLSRHPETIRGAREAAERWGAGATGSRLVTGTTELHAELERELAAFCGFEAALVLSSGYAANLAAVTALGGWGTLVVSDAGNHASIVDGCRLSRAETAVIPHSDPDTARKTLAAHDGRALLVSDSVFSVDGDAAPLAGYAAVCRDEGAALVVDDAHGLGVLGEGGRGALHAAGLAGAPYVVATLTLSKSLGSQGGAVLGPAKVIRHLVNTARTFIFDTGLAPAAAGAALASLRLLQREPERAGRAREVADRLYGRLTASGLTAARPDAAVVSVRAPSASAALRWAADCREAGLSVGCFRPPSVPDGISRLRLTARADLTGEEINQAVGTILRTAPAGAANR; from the coding sequence ATGCCCCAGCACACCCCCGACCCCGAGGATGTCTTCGCCTGGATCGAGGCCGCGGAGAGCGAGCGGGAGCGTGCGGGGCTGGTCCGCACGCTCCGCCCGCGGCCGGCGGTGTCGCCGCTCCTGGACCTCGCGAGCAACGACTACCTCGGCCTGTCCCGTCACCCCGAGACGATCCGCGGGGCACGGGAGGCGGCCGAGCGCTGGGGCGCCGGGGCCACCGGGTCCCGTCTCGTGACGGGTACGACCGAGCTGCACGCGGAGCTGGAGCGGGAGCTCGCCGCCTTCTGCGGTTTCGAGGCCGCGCTGGTCCTCTCCTCCGGATACGCGGCCAATCTCGCGGCGGTCACCGCGCTCGGCGGCTGGGGGACGCTGGTCGTCTCCGACGCAGGGAACCACGCCTCGATCGTCGACGGCTGCCGGCTCTCGCGCGCCGAGACCGCGGTGATCCCGCACTCCGACCCGGACACCGCGCGCAAGACCCTCGCCGCCCACGACGGCCGGGCGCTGCTGGTGAGCGACTCGGTGTTCTCCGTGGACGGGGACGCCGCCCCGCTCGCCGGGTACGCCGCCGTCTGCCGCGACGAGGGCGCGGCCCTGGTCGTGGACGACGCCCACGGGCTGGGCGTGCTCGGCGAGGGCGGCCGCGGCGCGCTGCACGCCGCCGGGCTCGCGGGCGCGCCCTACGTGGTCGCGACGCTGACCCTCTCGAAGTCCCTGGGCAGCCAGGGCGGGGCCGTGCTCGGCCCGGCCAAGGTGATCAGACACCTGGTCAACACGGCGCGCACCTTCATCTTCGACACCGGACTGGCCCCGGCCGCCGCGGGCGCCGCCCTGGCGAGCCTGCGCCTGCTCCAGCGGGAACCGGAGCGCGCGGGCCGCGCCCGCGAGGTGGCCGACCGGCTGTACGGGCGGCTCACCGCGTCCGGCCTGACCGCGGCCCGGCCGGACGCGGCCGTGGTGTCGGTACGGGCCCCGTCGGCGTCGGCGGCACTGCGCTGGGCCGCCGACTGCCGCGAGGCGGGTCTGTCCGTGGGATGCTTCCGCCCGCCGTCGGTGCCGGACGGCATCTCCCGGCTGCGGCTGACCGCCCGGGCCGATCTCACGGGGGAGGAGATCAACCAGGCGGTCGGGACGATCCTTCGGACCGCGCCCGCCGGAGCCGCGAACCGCTAG
- a CDS encoding DUF397 domain-containing protein, translating to MSATPLSSSGLLISARWRRSSRSTGMNNCVEAAALGGGLLAVRDSKRADGPAVLFTGPAWNGFLASVRADAHA from the coding sequence GTGTCCGCAACCCCCTTATCCTCCAGCGGACTTCTGATCAGCGCGCGGTGGCGGCGGAGCAGCCGCAGCACCGGAATGAACAACTGCGTGGAGGCGGCCGCCCTCGGCGGCGGCCTGCTGGCCGTCCGCGATTCCAAGCGGGCGGACGGCCCGGCCGTGCTCTTCACCGGGCCGGCCTGGAACGGCTTCCTCGCCTCCGTACGGGCGGACGCGCACGCGTAG
- a CDS encoding helix-turn-helix domain-containing protein: MQHGPAVRRRKLGEELRALRDRSGLTSGEAARITGWHQSKISRIETGRSGVKPEDIRLLLDVYGEVVSPQQRALLEALSASAAGPGPAGDTGRGRQWWHDYRGLLPQEYRDFISLEAGARSARTVELSVVPGLLQTSGYARAVTRAALGGLPEPKVDALVDVRLARQSVLRADPPLELSAVLDEAVLRRQIGGPGVMAEQLRHLAEVARLPQVCLQVLPFSVGGHLGLTGPFVIFSFPDIADLDVVVLDHLTSSLYLERKEDLEAYSAAFRTIQEHALPPQDSSDLISSLADDA, translated from the coding sequence ATGCAGCACGGTCCCGCGGTGCGTCGGCGCAAGCTCGGCGAGGAACTGCGTGCCCTGCGTGACCGGTCCGGACTCACCAGTGGTGAGGCCGCTCGGATCACGGGATGGCACCAGTCGAAAATCAGCCGCATCGAGACAGGCCGCAGCGGCGTGAAGCCGGAGGACATCCGGCTGCTCCTCGACGTCTACGGGGAGGTCGTGAGCCCGCAGCAACGCGCGCTGCTGGAGGCCCTGTCGGCCTCGGCCGCCGGCCCCGGTCCGGCCGGCGACACCGGGCGGGGCCGCCAGTGGTGGCACGACTACCGGGGGCTGCTGCCACAGGAGTACCGGGACTTCATCAGCCTGGAGGCGGGCGCCCGGTCGGCCCGCACCGTGGAACTGTCCGTGGTGCCGGGGCTGCTGCAGACCTCCGGGTACGCGCGGGCGGTGACCCGGGCCGCGCTGGGCGGGCTGCCGGAGCCGAAGGTGGACGCGCTGGTCGACGTGCGGCTGGCCCGGCAGTCGGTGCTGCGGGCCGATCCGCCGCTCGAGCTGAGCGCGGTGCTGGACGAGGCGGTGCTGCGCCGGCAGATCGGCGGACCCGGGGTGATGGCCGAGCAGTTGCGGCACCTGGCGGAGGTGGCCCGGCTTCCCCAAGTGTGCCTGCAGGTCCTGCCGTTCAGCGTCGGCGGCCATCTCGGCCTGACAGGACCGTTCGTCATTTTTTCATTTCCGGACATCGCTGATCTGGATGTGGTGGTACTCGACCATTTGACGAGTAGCCTCTATCTGGAGCGGAAGGAAGACCTAGAGGCGTACAGCGCCGCGTTCCGCACCATTCAGGAACACGCCCTCCCGCCCCAGGACTCGTCGGATCTCATCAGCAGCCTTGCTGACGACGCGTAA
- a CDS encoding ATP-binding protein, which translates to MADHQEASVTLPSDPASVAAARRYVADVLSEWGLPEDAETADSVRLIVSELATNAVQHTFGQSPTFTVGIRLERQEWLRVGVTDSHPRWPKRLPAAVQQDNGRGMVIIRWLAAEAGGRLSVTPTEEGGKTVWIALPWTVGAPTAAQSVTGC; encoded by the coding sequence ATGGCAGACCACCAGGAAGCATCCGTCACTCTGCCGAGCGATCCCGCCTCGGTCGCCGCCGCCCGCCGCTACGTGGCGGACGTGCTGAGCGAATGGGGACTCCCCGAAGACGCCGAGACCGCGGACAGCGTCCGGCTGATCGTCTCGGAGCTCGCCACCAACGCCGTACAGCACACTTTCGGCCAGTCGCCCACCTTCACGGTCGGCATCCGGCTGGAGCGCCAGGAGTGGCTGCGCGTCGGGGTGACCGACAGCCACCCGCGCTGGCCCAAGCGGCTCCCGGCCGCCGTCCAGCAGGACAACGGCCGGGGCATGGTCATCATCCGCTGGCTCGCCGCGGAGGCGGGCGGCCGGCTCTCGGTCACCCCGACCGAAGAGGGCGGCAAGACGGTGTGGATCGCGCTGCCCTGGACCGTCGGGGCGCCGACGGCGGCGCAGAGCGTGACCGGCTGCTGA
- a CDS encoding VOC family protein yields the protein MFVNPVRHITFDALDPYRVAEFWSAVTGFPIHPDDVEGDDEILLEPAQPGVPGLLFIRVPDAKSLKNRVHLDIQPPAGTRDETVERLIGLGAKLVDDRRDEDGVMGWVVLADPEGNELCIERSAVERGTA from the coding sequence ATGTTCGTCAACCCCGTCCGGCACATCACCTTCGACGCCCTCGACCCCTACCGGGTCGCCGAGTTCTGGTCGGCGGTGACCGGCTTCCCGATCCACCCCGACGACGTGGAGGGGGACGACGAGATCCTGCTGGAGCCGGCACAGCCGGGTGTGCCCGGGCTGCTGTTCATCAGGGTGCCGGACGCCAAGTCCCTGAAGAACCGGGTCCACTTGGACATCCAGCCGCCGGCCGGCACCCGGGACGAGACCGTCGAGCGGCTGATCGGGCTCGGCGCGAAGCTCGTGGACGACCGCCGCGACGAGGACGGCGTCATGGGATGGGTCGTGCTCGCCGACCCCGAGGGCAACGAGCTGTGCATCGAGCGCAGCGCGGTGGAACGCGGCACCGCCTGA
- a CDS encoding ISAzo13 family transposase: MEAAEEIAAALVAKFTVLFPHLDERQRRLLLAAEARVLGHGGIRLVARAAGVREATVSLGVTELDSGEAPLGRARRVGGGRKRVVDLDPGLRPALLALVEPDMRGDPMSPLRWTTKSTRHLAAELTRQGHRISADTVADVLREEGFSLQGNAKVIEGRQHPDRDGQFRYINEQAKAHQVAGDPVISVDTKKKEVVGPFKNGGREWRPAGNPERVSTHDFPDKELGKAVPYGIYDLAANTGWVSVGTDHDTAAFAVESIRRWWNARGKEDYPQARRLLITADAGGSNGYRTRAWKAELAALALETGMEVTVCHFPPGASKWNRIEHRLFSHITMNWRGRPLTSHEVIVQSIAATTTRTGLKVHAELGTATYETGVRIGDGQMDVLPVTRHDWHGDWNYTLRPEAYTQVNDAPDPFDQPSPDLAWLCHPALTGLPPAEWDTLITALTILHDAQRETHLDQRRGHRPRVKGDGTTGRRPVLTLADRLLATLLHYRLALPQVAVAALLTVHPGTINRRIRDIRQLLETAGHPIQPADDRLATLDDLYDFASTRGITLPAEIKPAS, translated from the coding sequence ATGGAAGCGGCGGAAGAGATAGCGGCGGCCTTGGTGGCGAAGTTCACGGTGCTGTTCCCGCATCTGGACGAACGTCAGCGTCGTCTCCTGCTGGCGGCCGAGGCCCGGGTACTGGGCCATGGCGGGATCAGGCTGGTCGCCCGGGCGGCTGGAGTGCGAGAGGCCACGGTGTCGCTTGGTGTCACTGAACTGGACTCCGGTGAAGCCCCGTTGGGGCGGGCGCGCCGGGTCGGTGGTGGCCGCAAGCGGGTAGTGGACCTGGACCCGGGACTGCGTCCGGCACTGTTGGCCCTGGTCGAGCCGGACATGCGCGGGGACCCGATGTCGCCCCTGCGGTGGACGACGAAGTCCACCCGCCACCTCGCCGCCGAGCTCACGCGCCAAGGCCACCGGATATCCGCCGACACCGTCGCCGACGTGCTGCGCGAGGAAGGCTTCAGCCTCCAGGGCAACGCCAAAGTCATCGAAGGCCGGCAGCACCCGGACCGGGACGGCCAGTTCCGCTATATCAACGAGCAGGCCAAGGCCCACCAGGTGGCCGGCGACCCGGTGATCAGCGTCGATACGAAAAAGAAGGAAGTGGTGGGGCCGTTCAAGAACGGCGGCCGGGAATGGCGGCCCGCAGGCAACCCCGAGCGGGTCAGCACCCACGACTTCCCGGACAAGGAACTCGGGAAGGCCGTGCCCTACGGCATCTACGACCTGGCTGCGAACACCGGCTGGGTCAGCGTCGGCACCGACCACGACACCGCCGCCTTCGCCGTCGAATCCATCCGCCGCTGGTGGAATGCCCGCGGCAAGGAGGACTACCCGCAGGCCAGGCGGCTGCTGATCACCGCCGATGCCGGCGGCTCCAACGGCTACCGCACCCGCGCCTGGAAGGCCGAACTCGCCGCCCTGGCCCTGGAAACAGGCATGGAGGTCACTGTCTGTCACTTTCCTCCGGGCGCATCGAAATGGAATCGGATCGAGCACCGGCTGTTCTCACACATCACCATGAACTGGCGCGGCAGGCCGCTGACCAGCCACGAAGTCATCGTGCAGAGCATCGCCGCGACCACCACCCGCACCGGGCTGAAAGTCCACGCCGAACTCGGCACCGCTACCTACGAGACCGGGGTCCGCATCGGTGACGGGCAGATGGACGTCCTCCCCGTCACACGCCACGACTGGCACGGCGACTGGAACTACACACTCCGCCCCGAGGCATACACCCAGGTCAACGACGCACCAGACCCGTTCGATCAGCCGAGCCCCGACCTCGCCTGGCTATGCCACCCCGCCCTGACCGGACTGCCGCCCGCCGAGTGGGACACCCTCATCACCGCGCTGACCATCCTCCACGACGCCCAGCGCGAGACTCACCTGGACCAACGACGCGGCCACCGACCTCGCGTCAAGGGCGACGGCACCACCGGCCGACGCCCCGTCCTCACCCTCGCCGACCGGCTCCTAGCCACACTCCTCCACTACCGGCTCGCCCTGCCCCAAGTCGCCGTCGCCGCCCTGCTCACCGTCCACCCCGGAACAATCAACAGACGCATCCGCGACATCCGGCAGCTCCTGGAAACAGCCGGGCACCCCATCCAGCCCGCCGACGACCGACTCGCCACCCTCGACGACCTCTACGACTTCGCCAGCACCCGTGGAATCACCCTCCCAGCAGAGATCAAACCAGCGAGTTAA
- a CDS encoding urease subunit gamma — MHLTPHEQERLLIHVAADVAEKRRARGVRLNHPEAIALITSHILEGARDGRTVAELMASGRTVLRREEVMEGIPEMIHDVQVEATFPDGTKLVTVHDPIV; from the coding sequence GTGCATCTGACACCGCACGAGCAGGAGAGACTGCTCATCCACGTGGCCGCGGACGTGGCCGAGAAGCGAAGGGCGCGCGGGGTCCGCCTCAACCACCCCGAGGCGATCGCGCTGATCACGTCGCACATCCTCGAAGGGGCCCGCGACGGCCGGACCGTGGCCGAGCTGATGGCCTCCGGCCGCACCGTCCTGCGCCGCGAGGAAGTCATGGAGGGGATCCCCGAGATGATCCACGACGTCCAGGTCGAGGCGACCTTCCCGGACGGCACCAAGCTCGTCACCGTCCACGACCCCATCGTCTGA
- a CDS encoding urease subunit beta codes for MIPGEIAYGDGPVRLNEGRPVTRLTVLNAADRPVQVGSHYHFAEANPGLDFDRAAARGLRLNIAAGTAVRFEPGIPVAVELVPLAGLRTVPGLRGETGGPLDG; via the coding sequence ATGATCCCCGGCGAGATCGCCTACGGGGACGGGCCGGTGCGCCTCAACGAGGGCCGCCCCGTCACCCGCCTCACCGTGCTCAACGCCGCCGACCGCCCGGTCCAGGTCGGCTCCCACTACCACTTCGCCGAGGCCAATCCCGGACTCGACTTCGACCGCGCCGCCGCCCGCGGGCTCCGGCTCAACATCGCCGCCGGCACGGCCGTCCGCTTCGAGCCGGGCATCCCGGTCGCCGTGGAACTCGTACCGCTGGCGGGCCTGCGCACCGTACCGGGACTGCGCGGGGAGACCGGAGGGCCGCTCGATGGCTGA
- a CDS encoding urease subunit alpha produces MAEISRQVYADLFGPTAGDRIRLADTDLFVEIEQDLSGGPGRAGDEAVFGGGKVIRESMGQARTTRAEGAPDTVITGVVVLDHWGIVKADLGIRDGRICGIGKAGNPDTMDGVDPALVIGPETEIIAGNGKIVTAGAVDAHVHFISPTVIEEALASGITTLVGGGTGPAEGTKATTVTPGSWHLARMFAALEAYPVNIGLLGKGNTMSREAMHAQLRGGALGFKLHEDWGSTPAVIDACLSVCEETGAQVAIHTDTLNEAGFVGDTLAAIAGRTIHSYHTEGAGGGHAPDIITVVSEPNILPSSTNPTRPHTVNTVEEHLDMLMVCHHLNPAVPEDLAFAESRIRPSTIAAEDVLHDLGAISIISSDSQAMGRVGEVVLRTWQTAHVMKKRRGFLPGDGPADNHRARRYVAKYTINPAVAQGLAREIGSVETGKLADLVLWNPAFFGVKPELVIKGGQIAYAQMGDANASIPTPQPVMPRPMFGSHGRAPALNSLNFTAQAALDDGLPERLGLGKQFTAIESTRKVSKADMRNNDAMPRVEVDADTFTVTIDGEAVEPAPATELPMAQRYFLF; encoded by the coding sequence ATGGCTGAGATCTCCCGCCAGGTGTACGCCGACCTCTTCGGGCCGACGGCCGGCGACCGGATCCGGCTCGCCGACACCGACCTCTTCGTCGAGATCGAGCAGGACCTCAGCGGCGGACCCGGCCGGGCCGGGGACGAAGCCGTCTTCGGCGGCGGCAAGGTCATCCGCGAATCCATGGGGCAGGCCCGCACCACCCGGGCGGAGGGCGCACCCGACACCGTGATCACCGGGGTCGTCGTCCTCGACCACTGGGGCATCGTCAAGGCCGACCTCGGCATCCGCGACGGCCGGATCTGCGGCATCGGCAAGGCCGGCAACCCCGACACCATGGACGGGGTCGATCCCGCCCTCGTCATCGGCCCCGAGACCGAGATCATCGCGGGCAACGGGAAGATCGTCACCGCCGGCGCCGTCGACGCCCACGTGCACTTCATCTCCCCGACGGTCATCGAGGAGGCGCTGGCCTCCGGGATCACCACCCTGGTCGGCGGGGGCACCGGACCTGCCGAAGGCACCAAGGCCACCACCGTCACGCCGGGATCCTGGCACCTGGCCCGGATGTTCGCGGCGCTGGAGGCCTACCCCGTCAACATCGGCCTCCTCGGCAAGGGCAACACCATGTCCCGCGAGGCCATGCACGCGCAACTGCGCGGCGGCGCGCTCGGATTCAAGCTCCACGAGGACTGGGGATCCACCCCGGCCGTCATCGACGCCTGCCTGAGCGTCTGCGAGGAGACCGGCGCCCAGGTCGCCATCCACACCGACACCCTCAACGAGGCCGGATTCGTCGGGGACACCCTCGCGGCCATCGCCGGCCGGACCATCCACTCTTACCACACCGAGGGCGCGGGCGGCGGGCACGCCCCCGACATCATCACCGTGGTCTCCGAGCCCAACATCCTGCCGAGCTCCACCAACCCCACCAGGCCGCACACCGTCAACACCGTCGAGGAACACCTCGACATGCTGATGGTCTGCCACCACCTCAACCCGGCCGTCCCCGAGGACCTCGCCTTCGCCGAATCCCGCATCCGGCCCTCGACCATCGCCGCCGAGGACGTCCTGCACGACCTCGGGGCCATCTCCATCATCTCCTCCGACTCCCAGGCCATGGGCCGGGTCGGCGAGGTCGTGCTGCGCACCTGGCAGACCGCCCACGTGATGAAGAAGCGGCGCGGCTTCCTCCCCGGCGACGGGCCCGCCGACAACCATCGGGCCCGCCGCTACGTCGCGAAGTACACGATCAACCCCGCCGTGGCCCAGGGGCTCGCCCGCGAGATCGGCTCGGTCGAGACCGGCAAGCTCGCCGACCTGGTGCTGTGGAACCCCGCCTTCTTCGGGGTCAAGCCCGAGCTCGTCATCAAGGGCGGCCAGATCGCCTACGCGCAGATGGGCGACGCCAATGCCTCCATCCCCACCCCGCAGCCCGTCATGCCCCGCCCCATGTTCGGCAGCCACGGGCGCGCACCGGCCCTGAACTCGCTGAACTTCACCGCACAGGCGGCCCTCGACGACGGACTGCCCGAACGCCTCGGACTCGGCAAGCAGTTCACGGCCATCGAGAGCACCCGCAAGGTGAGCAAGGCCGACATGCGCAACAACGACGCCATGCCGAGGGTCGAGGTCGACGCCGACACCTTCACGGTCACCATCGACGGGGAGGCCGTGGAACCGGCACCCGCGACGGAACTGCCCATGGCCCAGCGGTACTTCCTCTTCTGA
- a CDS encoding urease accessory protein UreF yields the protein MSLAALLVLADGRFPAGGHAHSGGAEAACKAGRIHDAATLEEFCRGRLHTAGLTAAGLAAAAALGLDPAELDAAADARTPSPALRTAARRLGRQLLRAARATWPGPELEELAAAFPRGAHQPVVLGVTARAAGLGPLDAAHVAAYESVGGPATATVRLLGLDPFEASGVLARLAPDLDAVCAQAAGAALRARSEGPQALPAASSPLLDISAEIHADWPVRLFAS from the coding sequence ATGAGTCTCGCCGCGCTGCTCGTCCTCGCCGACGGCCGCTTCCCCGCCGGGGGGCACGCCCACTCCGGCGGGGCCGAGGCCGCCTGCAAGGCGGGCCGGATCCACGACGCGGCCACCCTGGAGGAGTTCTGCCGGGGCCGGCTGCACACCGCCGGACTCACCGCCGCCGGGCTCGCCGCGGCCGCCGCCCTCGGGCTCGACCCGGCGGAGCTCGACGCCGCCGCCGACGCCCGCACCCCCTCGCCCGCGCTGCGCACCGCGGCCCGCCGGCTCGGACGGCAGCTGCTGCGCGCCGCCCGGGCCACCTGGCCGGGGCCCGAACTGGAGGAACTCGCCGCCGCCTTCCCGCGCGGCGCCCACCAGCCCGTGGTGCTCGGCGTCACCGCCCGGGCGGCCGGGCTCGGGCCGCTCGACGCCGCGCACGTGGCGGCGTACGAGAGCGTCGGCGGGCCCGCGACCGCGACCGTACGGCTGCTCGGCCTGGACCCCTTCGAGGCGAGCGGCGTCCTGGCCCGGCTCGCCCCGGACCTCGACGCGGTCTGCGCACAGGCGGCCGGGGCGGCGCTGCGGGCCCGCTCGGAAGGCCCGCAGGCGCTGCCCGCGGCCTCCTCGCCGCTGCTGGACATCTCGGCGGAGATCCATGCCGACTGGCCCGTACGGCTGTTCGCTTCCTGA
- the ureG gene encoding urease accessory protein UreG — MHLDHAVTYPHRHTRSADPLRADGTRRALRIGLGGPVGSGKTATVAALCRALRTELSMAVVTNDIYTREDAEFLLREAVLPPERITAVETGACPHTAIRDDISANLEAVEELEDAFRESGPLDLILVESGGDNLTATFSRGLVDAQIFVIDVAGGDDIPRKGGPGVTTADLLVVNKTDLAQYVGSDLGRMARDAAEQRGELPVAFQSLRGPEGVAPVAAWVRERIAAWTVR; from the coding sequence ATGCACCTCGACCACGCGGTCACCTACCCCCACCGGCACACCCGCAGCGCCGATCCGCTCCGCGCCGACGGCACCCGGCGCGCCCTGCGCATCGGACTCGGCGGACCCGTCGGCTCCGGCAAGACCGCCACCGTCGCCGCCCTGTGCCGCGCGCTGCGCACCGAACTGTCCATGGCCGTCGTCACCAACGACATCTACACCCGTGAGGACGCCGAGTTCCTGCTCCGCGAGGCCGTCCTGCCCCCCGAGCGGATCACAGCCGTCGAGACCGGGGCCTGCCCGCACACCGCCATCCGCGACGACATCTCCGCCAACCTGGAAGCCGTCGAGGAACTGGAGGACGCCTTCCGGGAGAGCGGACCGCTCGACCTGATCCTCGTCGAGTCCGGCGGGGACAACCTCACCGCCACCTTCTCCCGGGGACTCGTCGACGCCCAGATCTTCGTCATCGACGTGGCCGGCGGGGACGACATCCCCCGCAAGGGCGGCCCCGGCGTCACCACCGCCGACCTGCTCGTCGTCAACAAGACCGACCTCGCCCAGTACGTCGGCTCCGACCTCGGCCGGATGGCGCGCGACGCCGCCGAGCAGCGCGGCGAACTGCCCGTCGCCTTCCAGTCGCTGCGCGGCCCCGAAGGGGTGGCCCCGGTGGCCGCCTGGGTGCGGGAGCGGATCGCCGCCTGGACCGTACGGTGA
- a CDS encoding urease accessory protein UreD — translation MAASGLRATARIHAVADGRGGTALPLLAGEGPLALRRTRGAGAEARVVLVGAMSAPLGGDHLTVEATAGPGARLALASAAATLALPGRGGEPARYDVRLTLDDGASVRWLPEPLVSVRGSELRVHTRVALAPTARLLLREEQVLGRSGEAPGLLSSRLTVTRGGRPLLDQELTCGPGAPGGWDGPAGLAGHRALGQLLVVDPAFAEDPPAARVLGECAVVTPLAGPAVLVTALAPDALRLREVLDEACRTYHG, via the coding sequence CTGGCCGCGTCGGGCCTCCGGGCCACCGCCCGCATCCACGCCGTGGCCGACGGGCGGGGCGGCACCGCCCTGCCGCTGCTGGCCGGAGAGGGGCCGCTCGCGCTGCGCCGCACCCGGGGGGCGGGGGCCGAGGCCCGGGTCGTGCTGGTCGGAGCGATGAGCGCGCCGCTGGGCGGGGACCACCTCACCGTCGAGGCCACCGCCGGGCCCGGCGCGCGCCTGGCCCTCGCCTCGGCCGCGGCCACCCTGGCGCTGCCCGGCCGCGGCGGCGAGCCCGCGCGGTACGACGTACGCCTGACCCTGGACGACGGGGCGTCGGTGCGGTGGCTGCCGGAGCCGCTGGTCTCGGTGCGCGGCAGCGAACTGCGGGTGCACACCCGGGTCGCACTGGCCCCCACCGCCCGTCTGCTGCTGCGCGAGGAGCAGGTGCTCGGCCGCTCGGGCGAGGCCCCGGGGCTGCTGAGCAGCCGGCTCACCGTCACGCGCGGCGGCCGTCCGCTGCTGGACCAGGAGCTCACCTGCGGCCCCGGTGCGCCCGGCGGCTGGGACGGCCCGGCGGGCCTGGCCGGCCACCGGGCGCTCGGTCAGCTCCTCGTCGTGGACCCCGCCTTCGCCGAGGACCCGCCCGCGGCCCGGGTGCTGGGGGAGTGCGCCGTGGTGACCCCGCTGGCCGGGCCGGCGGTCCTCGTGACGGCCCTGGCTCCGGACGCCCTGCGGCTGCGCGAGGTGCTCGACGAGGCCTGCCGCACGTACCACGGGTGA